DNA from Elaeis guineensis isolate ETL-2024a chromosome 2, EG11, whole genome shotgun sequence:
TatgtcaaatctaaatttttaagttATGTCATAATTAATGTAAGTTATTATCCCAatatccctagtgtctatccGCCTACACTCATATCTGATTCGATGTGTCATATTATTTTTACATATGTtctgatactatattaattaTCATTCTCTCGATCCGTGATCGTGAGTTGGAAATTGCGgtaaccaccgcatacttatgaagaactctctccataagtatgcaagacatctcatcacgatatcattgCATCAcagtaaaataaatttaaataattattattcaattttaattcaaataactaaattaaatatcttatatccaataaaattttactaaaaataaaataatagatctaagttcaataaaattaacaatgctaaatctcacctctaaagGCTCTATCCCAATATTATTGCTTATATCTGaatcagaaaaataaaagagagagataaTGAGCTTGACAGCCtaataagtaacaaatatctcaactagatatttcaaatattatataatattcaaaaataatattataaataaatataaaaatatatttcatactaattcaatgcaaatccaatcttttcaaatatttatatacaatataattataaatttgattcaaatcaaaatactcataactcaacaaccattactatgaccaatgtttaaccttCATTGGCGAGGTCCATTGGATACTAGTACACAATTCttactggcaggatccactaaataccagcgtaCAACTTCCACTGGCAAGattcactgagtaccaacgtatatcCCCATTGGCAGAGCCCAGTGATTACTAATGTAAAATCTCCATTGGCAGGATCTATTGAAATATAGTTAGATTGGGAGCATAAATTCgatttatatcaaaatatttttgtatcataatatatcataattttcactgaacttatgtataatcaataaactataatattttagaatcacttttcgttcaaaacataatttcataaatcatacataatttcaaagaataattatttatttttaaaataaatattaaatatctcgagaagataattcattacttacctttcatagaccactgaatgaacagatcgattaatctttaggagattctttagtacttattattcaaaattatatttttacattaattcaaattcaaaattagatctaaacaaatctcaaattaaaattctatTTAAGATCTGATCCTTTCACCAAGCTTGATCAAAATCGTCAAAATGAAGCCTCTCGCTGggctaatcttagaaaataacttcgagagagagagaaatccatcaacagagagaaacaatctagagagagaaaattttaaaaaaaaaaatagagagagaaaattcaacattttagagagagaaagtaagtgtTCAGattgaaaggagagagaaaaattctctcatttatttatttttttcttctttctcacgAAAAAATGGAGGACAACACGTCCTCTTCCTTCAAGTATCTATTAGGTTAAGAGAGGTCTTAACATGTCAATTTTGTGCCAtccaataaaatatcaatttttaaattttgtcgACACTTTAGAAGATCTAAacaaaaagtttttaaaaataatcaccttaagaaaaataaaaaactatgtcaaacatcttatccaattcATATCAAGAACTTAGGATGGCATAATATATACGTGTGCATGAGTGTGTGTTTGTgtattggagagagagagagagagcgttaAATTTGGCAACAATTATTTAGATCCATTGAGATTTGAGATATTGGATGCGATCTATTACTTTAaactatttatatataaaaattatatgatttgaaaatttctaatctatgcatcatgtgatcaaaatattgacTAGTCTAAATATCATgaaaccacacacacacacacacacacaatatatatgcatcatgtgatcaaaatattgacTAGTCTAAATATCATgaaaccacacacacacacacacacacacacacacacacatatatatatatatatataatatatatatatatatatatatatatattatatatatatatatatatatatataggttaaGAGTCTCTaaatcacataattttttatgtgtaAGCAGTATAAAGATTGTAGATTATATCTAATAGCTTGAATCATTGACGCATGATTTTCATCATCTAATGTAGAATTGACTGaatcagaataaaaataaatttaaatataatcaaatttagtataaatataaatatatctatatatatatatatatatatagagagagagagagagagagagagagatcacatAATATAAAGTAATTAGATCTTTGTTCTCCgagcaaattttttattttgcttgGGTAAAACCCAGAGAAATTATCTTGCCCAACCCAACATTTAAGCTACTGTagtcccaaaagaaaaaaaaattcaattcatcagtGGGGGATTTCCCAAGCGAAGCGCGAGGCACCATACCCAGCCCATTGTATGCGAACCACGTGAGCCGGCGACCACACAGCCCGGCCGTCGCACCAAGATCGAAAGCGTTTGTGAGAACCCCGAAAACGACAAAAGAAAATTCATGGAACCAACGTAAGCCCAACCCACCtcatcttctctttctctctcacccCAACAAGTCCAACAACGAATACCAGTTTGACCTCCCCACCGGAGAAGAGCTCTTCCGGCCTCCCGCTCCCGTCCGCCCACCCtcttctcccccccccccccaaccccctCCCCAAAACCCCACCGGATTCAGAACCCTCTCTTCGATAGTCCTCGCTGGAGATCGAAGACCTCGAGCTTGTTTCTCGTCCTCCGCGCTTCTCCGGCCGGCAAGAAGGCGATGTTCTGATCCCCCTTTCCTTCTCGATCCGGAGGAAAGAGCACATAGGGAAGCGATTACCATGGGCTGCGTTGGATCCACTCAGAGCAAAGGCGAAGGTGAACTCTTTCTTCTCCCCATCTCCCTCTAGGTTTGGATTTCTCCAACTCTTCCCATCACCTGGGGTCGGTTCTTGGCTCACCGCCTTAGCTTGTATTCAAATTATATAACTTTATTGGACATTCGTGGTATTTTTGTTATCAAGAACTTTTCTGCTTCGATCTTGCACCTGTTTTTTAATAGATCATGACTGGATTCTTAATTCCAGGTTATTGATTGGTGGATAGTAGTCGATATGCTCTGTTTGTTGCTACTAGCCCTTGTTTAAATTCTCCACGTGGATTCATGGGTTTAAGAACTGAATCAGTTCAGATCTGTGTATCAAGAATCGAGTTTTTCTTGAACAATTACCGATTAGGAAATATGTGTGTATAGGTTGGGAAAGAACAGCATCAAACTTGCACCATGTAAACATTTATCATCTTGCTAGCACTTTTCTGAAAAAACTGGGCTCCAATATGTGAAACTAATTTTGGGGATTTGGTGCCGTGAATCGGGCTTTGATGCCAAAAATATGATGCAAGTATAACGTAGAGAATTTCATGTGGTGCAAAAATGCTCACCGGCATTCCTGAATCATCTTCCATCCGGTAGATGGGATTACTGGTTTTGTTATTCAGATGGTGATTCACAGAGTCGATAGTGTAAATTTTCAGCTAATTAACATTTGCATCATCTAGTATCTTGTGAACATTTATTGCCTtgttattttttataaatcaacTGGGCTCTAATATGTAAAGAATTAATCTGGGAGCTTGGTGGCATAAATTGGCTTTGATATGGACAATGGGTGACATAAGTTTAACATAAAGCATTTGATGTGGATAGAAGTAAATGCATGCTTGAGCATTCCTGGGTCATCTGCCAGGTGGTCGATGTTCCTAGTTTTTATTTGGTTTCATTGCATCGAAGTTAAATTTTCAGCTAATTCACATTTACAGCTTTCAATTTCTCGCTAGTATTTTTTCCATTCTGATATATAAGAAATAATTTCTGTGTTTGGTAGCATAAACTGGGTCTCAATGCTGACTGTTAGTGACGTGGGTTTAACATGAAGCATTTGACATGATCCAAATTGTCTGCCAGCAAGCAGATGAGATTCATATTTTGGTTACTTAACTGGTGATTTGCTGTTTCAATAGTTAAATTTTCAGCTAATTCACATATGTGACTTTTATTATCTGCTtgcatttcttttttctttttcattaaaacAATTGGGCTCTAACATGTCAAGAATTAGTCTGCGGGTTTGGTAGCATAAAGTGGGCCTCGATACCAACAAGTAGTGATGTAAGTTTAGCATAAAGCATTGTCGTGAAATAAATGTGCACATATGCCTGCCAGCCTGAGCCATCTGCCAGCTGGTGGATGAGTTTATCATTTTGGTACCTTAGTCGGTGATTCATTGTGTTGACAAGGGAACTTTTTTAGCTAATTAAAACACATGGTATCCAATGGCTGATTATATGACTATGCAGTTATTGTGGCTAGTTAAATGACTTTGTGGAGCGCTTTTTTTATCGTACCAGTTAAAATGATAAGTGACGATTTGCTTAGATATTTAATCATCCACCTAGATGTCTTAGATGTTCAAATGGCTATTTATTCTGCTTAATTCAGGATACAGAACTAGATTCAAGACTTTATGAGTGTAGTATTTAGTACAGAGAGTGTTATTTCATAATCAAGCATAACAAAAATTTTGCTTCATAATGAAGTATACTATTTAAAATGATGTTATGTCGTAATTTCATCAGGAAAGTCTGGAGCATAAAATTACTGCAGGAGATCATTTCACTCAAGAGAATGATGAAGAAAACCTGGAAGGAGATACAGTCACATTTAATGTTATGCCCCATGTTACTTTTAAGATGGCTCTCAATAGAACAAGTCATTGTTTAATGATTTATTGTTCGTGTCTTGTATTCTTGCACAAAGTGGCTTCCCTCTGAACTTTGATATTAAACATAATTTTTCAATCCGCTTGAATTTAATATTGCATTTAAATCAAGGATTAAAAATTCATGTCCTAGTACCATGCTAACCTGGTAATAGCACAACATTTGTCATGCCATGCCAGTGCTTGGTGTGAACTTGCACAATGGTGTGCTGAGCAGCGGCATAGTCAATACCATGCCAGCACCGCTTGTTTGTAGGGCACTAGAATGGTGCCTCTTGTGCTGTGCCAACCAACACTTTAGTCAGTGATTTAAATTCACAGACCATTGGAATTTTAAAGAATAGGATATAGCATTTAACAATAATTTATGTTTTCTGACAATTCTGATGCATAACCTGGTTGTCATGCATTGCTATAGCAAGTCTCCTTGAAACTTTCAACATTATAAGAGAAAAAATTGCTGGCTATTCACAAAATTCCTGGGGAGTCCTGATAGAACAAATAAGTAGGTCTAAATTTCACACCTGGCAGAGATTTTTCAGGTTCCCTTGAAGCGGAAGGGTTTCAAATTAATGTGTTTGATATCTATTCTGTCTTATTGTCTTCTACCAGGGTTCATTTTCTCTAAAATGAAAGAACTAGCTTACTTTTGGCAATAACAAATGAATGTTTTCAACTTGATTGAAGTCTTATTGATATTTAGGTTTTGCTGTAGCATATATAGAACTCTTTAATGGACATTTTGGATGTAATTTGAAACCTTTGAGGAATTACACCTCATATAAGTCTTGTAGATTGGTCTGACTTTTATGACACCACAATTGTATCCCTATGCATTTGATGGCTTGACTTTCGAATGCAACTCATATGAATGGACATGGACTTTTTCTTTAACATCCCATGTTTATCAGATATACTTTGTGTCATGCAGTGGAGATCTATTTCTATTGTTCCACATTCTTTCATCAATTGGTAAACTATACAACACAACCAGTTTATTTTGCTTGATCATTTTGAAATTTTGTTCTCAAATGCAATTATTTTTTTAGGTAAAGAATTTTGTAAGTCCATTTAGAGTTGCAATTTAATCCTAGGACCATGACTTGTTCTTGCTAGTTtgatatcattattttcagattatgttCAGGTAACGCATTGCTAGACTCTTTACTGCATTTTGCCTTTTTATACTAGGAGTTTGTTCCAGATTTTGATCTGGTAATCTTCATTGCTCGCAGAGAATACTACCAAAAAACTCCGTAAGCCAAAACCATGGAAGCATACTCAGCCAATAACCAGGACACAACTTAGACAGATGCGTGATGAATTTTGGGATACAGCACCTCACTACGGTGGCCAGAAAGGTGCTTATTCTCTTCAAATTGACACACCTTATTTATTTGTTATCGCTGCATGAGTTTTGTGAGCGTTTAGGAAGAACTGTACGAACGTGTGTGGAAACCTTTTGGCCTGGTATCTAGTTTCACATTGTTTGCCTTAGAATACTTcacaaaagagaagaagagttTGAGATTGGGGTCTGTCATTAAATCATTGAAAATGCGGGGCTTCAAATCATCATcatatatcctaaaaaatatttttgctgTCACCTGTTCATTTTCCCTTCGCTATTAAATAAAGTGAACGCATGCTAAGTGCAAATGATATTTGAATATGTCATTCGCTTTGAATTTATTCCATCATTTTGACATATTGTTAGCCGGCATGCCTGTTTACTTCTTCTATATTATGGTGGAATATCAAGCTGTGTGACTTGTCCAGGACTTTCTATAGTGTGCTTGCTGAACAGTTGAGTTGCTTTATGTGACTCTCAGATGTTATCATCACATTGGATGTGGACATATGTTTAGTCAAAAAAAGACAAATTTTGGATCCATTTAACTGAATGTTTTATACTTTTATGTGCTAGCTTGTTTTTAGTTGGAAGgtgaacaaattagaggcaaccAAGTATTACAATGAGGATTATATGCTCTAGAAAGATGGAAGATGTGGGAGTGAAAAATAGAAAATGAAGGGTCAAACAAGTAGTTCAATGTCATCCATATTGCCTCTCCCCATATTCAGTATAAGCTGTTCTTTGCTGCCAGATAACCCTCCTATCAAGATGTCTATTTTGGTCTGACAAACTCGCCTAAGTACATAAATGGTCATTAGATAATAGATAACTTTCTTTTCATCTGGTCCTCAATACAACAAGGGGAATAAGTTCCCAAATTTATGTTGTGCTCTTGCTGAGTAAAACATTGTCCATCTTCTCATTTTTTTCAAACCTGTACACCTATTCCTTTCTGTTCCGTTCTCTTATATAACCTGCTCATTCTACTCTTGTTTATGTATTGCTTTCATGTTACTTTAATTTTACCAACGGTTGTAGAGGACATGTCGAAAATGGATCTTATCCGGTTCCCTCTTCTTGACATGTATATTGAGTAACTGACACATCTGTATGCAACAACATAACCATTTAAGTTGCCAGTatcattaaagaatattttcttgtcATTGCTTTATGTAAGACAGACGAGGATTCCATCTTGCATTCTTTGTAAATTACTTTATTATATTCACTTTTCATAAGGTTTTCCTTAGCTTTTCTACCTTAAATTAGTGGTGTTTTCTCTTTCCAATCAATTAGTAATTAACCTTGAAATCGCTTAACCTGCAAATGAACTTTTATGGGACAAAATCAAACTGGTATGTAGGCATTTAATTCATATTTCGGCCCCAAAACTTTTGTTCTTctatcaaaattgattttaaaacaaATGGCCAGAAGTCCATAGGTGAGTGTATGTATTACAGAAAGTGCAATGTGATTGCTTTATCAGGGGCCAATCCCCAAAGGTCAATCTGACCCAAGAGACACAAACAAAAATGTTACTCATACCTTTTGATGAAAAGTCACCCAGTTCATTCATCCAATTAGGGAAATGGTCATCAGAATGAGATTATTAATAGAGTTGGAGGCTGGAGAACTATGACTAACCCAAACTTTCAAcccacaaaaagaaaagaataggtTTACCCACCATGTCTTCCTGATCAGTTTTGATTCCAAATATATAACTTGTTAAAGTAATCTGTGGGCTCGAACCATTTATAGTAATTACAAGTTAGAGGGCTCATTCATTGTCTTGTTAGACACAAAGTCTATAGTGTATTTAATCtgttttcaatattctaattgaaACAATAGTCAATATGCCCTCTTTATGGTGATTACACAGCAATGGACCTGTTGGATTTCCTTCCAGTTTGATTTGTTTCCTATAAGGTGAGTAATGCTATTTGTATAGTTGGACCCCTGTAATTGGAGCAAGTGTCTAGGTGTGTTTGGCATCCAACACAACCACCTATAAGCAACCAGATAAAGGACTGGACACCAGACAAAATGTTTTCATCCCTTCATCTCAGTTGTCTTGCTAAAGCTCCCAGCTCCTCCACTCTTCTATATCATGTCTCTACTTTCCTTTTATTATCTTCATTAAACCTTTTTAAGATAAGGGCGACTcatctctcaatttgattaggcTCTCACCTGCTAAATGATCCCTAGACTTTTCCTATAGCATGAGTTGCAGCAATATACGTACTTTCTCTTCTAATGcagatttctgaaaaaaaaaataataaatcaaatcaattaatttaagaaaaaaagaaacaccTGTAATATGTAAGTGCCCTTTTGGCAAAGCAGTAAGACTCATGAGGGGGAGTCGTGTTTTTCGTTTATCAGCGAGATGATCAGCATCTATCAATAGGTCAACTTTAGCAGCTAGAAGTGGTGGCGGTAGCTGCATTGCCAGCGCTAATGCCAAGTCtgtgtttttaattctttcttctCCTCCAGACCAATAActcatcttcttctcctctttactctgatttttcttcctctttcttttctaCTTATACCTATCCTTCATCTGACCATTCTTCAGCTTTTCTTTCTAAATATTTCCCTTTTGTTGTGCTTGCCCCTCATCCTTGATGGCCAGTTTTTAGTTGGAGTGCTGCAGCCTGTTTGCTGCTGCTTCTTCCCCTCCTTGCTAGTTGATGAATGCCTAGGTGTGTTTTGCAAACTCCTAGCTGCAGCACTGGTGGTAATACTGTCGTTCCTCTCTTCCTCATGAGTTTTGATCTTTAGATTTTTAAAATGTGAAAACTAGGTTGCATGTTGTCAGTATAGTGAAAGAAGAGTGTGTATATACCATATGCATATGCTTGTTTATGCATAGGATTAAAGGTGTATATATGATTAAAGTTATGCATATTGAATGCTTGGATGGCTTTAATCCTTAGGTATTAAATTGGTACATCTGTACTAAGTTTTGAAatcattattaaaataaaattcgaAGAACGACATCTAGGGCCGAAATTGGATTGGATATGGGTCAGATACccataatatccatatccatatttgttttgtctgacgaatataaatacggatattattcggatgtaaaaatttatatccatatttattttagacgGATACGGATACAATTCGATactgaaaatatggatataattatatatattatttagataattaaactttatgactacagaattaaagatattattaaatagatgataaatccgtttaataacatgtttatatagttgtatatttttcttaaaaattaataagtactatataaatagattcggatattcggatatggattggatagttatctatccatatccatatctttttttttttttgacggatatggatatagatacggATTCTATACGTATCCGGATTGATTCGGATACGAAAACAGATCCGGACAGATAATATCCATACTATTTTCACCCCTAACGACATcatgtaaataaataaatattccaTCCATGTGGAAACCTACTTCACCAATGTGTTCCTTCCAACACATCATCAAGGATTATATGTTGTTTATATTGTCTATTTTGCTGTGTCAGAGATTTGGGATGCACTTCGAGCAGCAGCAGAAGCTGATTTAACCCTTGCACAAGCAATAGTGGACAGTGCTGGTATCATTGTTTCAAATGCTGACATGACTCTTTGTTATGATGAAAGGGGTAAGAGTGTGTTATCTCTCTGTTTTATTCCAAACATATTTATGGTACTTGTGGAATCCTCTTTTAACAATAAAGTTATTGCAGGTGCTAAATATGAATTGCCCAAATATGTTTTGAGTGAGCCTACAAATTTGACTCGGGATAGTTGACCAAAGGCAGGAGCTCAAGCATGAATATGTCAGAACTCGCGCATGAATAAGTTATTGTACATCATGTAAATGACTTACCCTTCTCGTAGCTTTTACTGAAAGGCTAGTTTGAGCTTTTCTGCTCAGAACTTAAAAACTGGAACAATTTGACTTCTCAAGCTTCTACCTGCTGCAGCTCACTAATACAACCGTGCCTTCTGTAATG
Protein-coding regions in this window:
- the LOC105041419 gene encoding uncharacterized protein isoform X3 → MGCVGSTQSKGEENTTKKLRKPKPWKHTQPITRTQLRQMRDEFWDTAPHYGGQKEIWDALRAAAEADLTLAQAIVDSAGIIVSNADMTLCYDERGAKYELPKYVLSEPTNLTRDS
- the LOC105041419 gene encoding uncharacterized protein isoform X1: MTPQLYPYAFDGLTFECNSYEWTWTFSLTSHVYQIYFVSCSGDLFLLFHILSSIENTTKKLRKPKPWKHTQPITRTQLRQMRDEFWDTAPHYGGQKEIWDALRAAAEADLTLAQAIVDSAGIIVSNADMTLCYDERGAKYELPKYVLSEPTNLTRDS
- the LOC105041419 gene encoding uncharacterized protein isoform X2, coding for MRDEFWDTAPHYGGQKEIWDALRAAAEADLTLAQAIVDSAGIIVSNADMTLCYDERGAKYELPKYVLSEPTNLTRDS